From the Pseudomonadales bacterium genome, one window contains:
- a CDS encoding TIGR01620 family protein encodes MQDRRTELDPLDEAAAAPASAQVRLRLEPVADDPAQAGMEAPLQQQGKRTRLRAALFATAIGLAALLLLVQTGFELWRLMQESPLLGAGWTLVVLLLLATAGSALWRFWRTLGRLRGRDELQQRAQFLLGHHGVSEGVAFCTRLATLSGDTGRESFRRWRDSLSQTHNDREVLALYGQTVLAETDARALERVVVHAGDVTVMVALSRFPLIDMLFVLWRQLRLVEDVARAYGVDAGYWGRIRLLRVILRNMALAGAAEVAAEVGTQVMGAGVMAKLSTGAAQGIGAGILTARLGLRAMAACRVIPWSEAERPRLRQVSTGVLSNVRRYLGAGSDGANEDDRVR; translated from the coding sequence ATGCAGGACCGACGCACCGAACTCGACCCGCTCGACGAAGCCGCTGCCGCACCGGCGTCTGCGCAGGTCCGCCTCAGGCTGGAGCCGGTCGCAGACGATCCGGCGCAAGCCGGGATGGAGGCGCCGCTGCAGCAGCAGGGCAAGCGGACGCGGCTGCGCGCTGCCCTGTTCGCGACCGCGATCGGCCTTGCGGCGCTGTTGCTGCTGGTGCAGACGGGCTTCGAGCTGTGGCGGCTGATGCAGGAGTCACCACTGCTCGGTGCTGGCTGGACGCTGGTGGTGCTGTTGCTGCTCGCCACTGCAGGCAGTGCACTGTGGCGCTTCTGGCGTACGCTCGGGCGGCTGCGCGGGCGCGACGAGCTGCAGCAGCGGGCGCAGTTCCTGCTCGGCCACCACGGCGTCAGCGAAGGAGTCGCGTTCTGCACGCGCCTCGCCACGCTGAGCGGAGATACCGGACGCGAATCGTTCCGCCGGTGGCGTGATTCGCTCAGCCAGACCCACAACGATCGTGAAGTGCTGGCGCTCTATGGGCAGACCGTGCTCGCCGAAACCGACGCGCGCGCACTCGAGCGGGTGGTCGTGCACGCGGGCGATGTGACCGTGATGGTCGCGTTGAGCCGGTTTCCGCTGATCGACATGCTGTTCGTGCTCTGGCGCCAGTTGCGCCTGGTCGAGGATGTCGCCCGTGCCTACGGCGTGGACGCGGGTTACTGGGGCCGCATCCGGCTGCTGCGCGTGATTCTGCGCAACATGGCACTGGCCGGTGCTGCCGAGGTCGCGGCGGAGGTGGGCACGCAGGTGATGGGCGCCGGCGTGATGGCCAAGCTGTCGACGGGAGCGGCGCAGGGCATAGGAGCCGGCATCCTGACTGCGCGGCTGGGCCTGCGCGCGATGGCGGCATGCCGCGTGATTCCGTGGAGTGAAGCCGAACGCCCCCGCCTGCGGCAGGTGAGCACGGGAGTGCTGAGCAATGTGCGCCGCTATCTGGGTGCAGGCAGCGACGGTGCGAACGAGGACGACCGGGTGCGCTGA